The following coding sequences are from one Diospyros lotus cultivar Yz01 chromosome 7, ASM1463336v1, whole genome shotgun sequence window:
- the LOC127805498 gene encoding uncharacterized protein LOC127805498, with the protein MKAFAACEEMRGSVSVSVSISDRRETVVCPKPRRLGLIGSCVTDPIRPLRWHVSHQMELSESKAGTDLLDIILPKGGNGVEQSSYAQLASSPPFFCGSPPSRVSNPLIQDARFGDEKINLVSPRSIPIPIPPGLSSSPTSSSRKGGRVRANFGNNPAVRVEGFDCLERDRRNCSIPALA; encoded by the exons ATGAAAGCCTTCGCAGCCTGTGAAGAGATGAGGGGCTCCGTTTCTGTCTCTGTTTCGATCTCCGACCGTAGAGAGACCGTGGTCTGCCCCAAACCGCGCCGGCTTGGTCTGATCGGCTCCTGCGTCACAGATCCGATCAGGCCCTTGAGATGGCATGTCAG TCATCAAATGGAGCTCAGTGAATCCAAGGCAGGAACAGATCTTCTGGACATCATCCTCCCAAAG GGTGGCAATGGTGTGGAGCAATCTTCTTATGCACAGTTAGCCTCGTCGCCCCCATTTTTTTGCGGGTCACCGCCGAGCAGAGTATCTAATCCATTAATTCAGGATGCTCGATTCGGGGACGAGAAGATCAACCTGGTCTCACCCCGGTCAATTCCGATCCCGATCCCCCCTGGGTTGTCGTCGTCCCCAACTTCCTCCTCCAGGAAAGGAGGACGCGTGCGGGCCAATTTTGGGAACAACCCGGCTGTGAGGGTCGAGGGGTTCGACTGCCTGGAAAGGGATAGGCGAAACTGCAGTATCCCTGCCCTGgcctag